The Lytechinus variegatus isolate NC3 chromosome 1, Lvar_3.0, whole genome shotgun sequence nucleotide sequence GCCATGATGGATGTCCCATGTCAACTTCTAGATTTATCAAAAGTAACAGCAGCATATGGAGTGACAACATCAACATTATCAATGGACACAATGGTAAATGCAGATGTTTCAATTTCAGAGAGGGGCCCAGCTTGTGCACGTTTATCATGAATATCCTGTAAGAATCGATCTAATGTACTTTCAGAGCAAGAAAATCCTATTTGATTTAAGATCTTTAACAACTTTGTTGAATGAGACATTTTCTTGACACAGTTGGCAACAATGACATGCAAAGGGTAGTTGTTCTCATCATTTATGATGAATTGCAACAAGAGTATTGTAGCAACTCTTCTCTGTTTCCTTCTGTGACTGGCCTGCCCTTTTTCAGATGGAAACTGTACATATTCTTTAACAATATTCATgtcagattgcttgaaaaatttGATCTCATCCTGAGTAGATGTTATGATACAAATAATGTTCCAAATAAGGGGGGTGAATAAATCAAAAGCAGTCTCAAATTTGAATTCAGCTAAGGACATTGGGTTCGCAATAAAATGAGCGGTTATGTCCCTTCCTTGTTTGCGTAATAATTCATTGCATTCCAGTGCAATTTTTCTGAACTGCATATTACAATCTGATTCGGTATTAGTGAAGGAAAAAGATTCATCATCCATCATCTCAATATCATCACTTGATTGATTACTTTGGACCTTGTTGAGTTTTGAGTGTGACAAATGCCAAGCGCATAGAATATCTTCATGTGATAAATGTGAAGGATAATAAAACAAACCATATTTGCGTGCAATTCTGTGCGTAGACAAAAGATCACCAAACTTATGAATTATCCTACCGTTAAGATATGAAGGGCTTTTCTTCATATGTTCATAATACATATCTTCCttgcatattattctcagtTTTGAAACATAGTATTTGTATACAGTTAAAAGCAAAAAACATTTATCTTTTTCACATAATGTACATACATACGAATAAACATCATACAACACTTTGTCTGGTATTGTTTCCTGAGTTGTCTTGTTAATTTCATGTTGTGCAGCttcaattttcagcattttttgtAGTTCATCAATTGATGAAGCtggtttattcatttgtttcaaAGTGTATCTGTAACATGAACTGCATAAAATACTCTCGGCATTAAGAGacagattttcatttatattgttAAGTCTCTCTTTATCTATGTCAACCATCGTTGCACATGAATACCTTCTGTCTTCCGTTTTAATATAATCTTCACAAACAGAACAGCATTCCCAATTCTGGAACCGTGACAGCTGTGTGCGGTGCTTTATACATAATGATAATGTTTCCGGGATTGAAatacattttaaggaaaaacaattattgaatGATTCAAGAGTGCAATTACAATCTCTCTGAGATGTGTCAGTGCACATATCaaaaaacgataaaaaacaaacactcctttctttcttcctatgTTTTTGTGGAGTGTACATGGGatccttcaatttttttgtgtattttgccATGCATTTAGCACAAATACAACTTTCCATATCTACATGACATAAATTCTTAATGAGTTCAACTAATTCAACTGATTTTACATTTAACAGATGGGAATATTTAACAGATTTACAATTACATATCTTGCAAGGACCACATTCCTGCTTCTGGCATGCAGGTAAAAGCCTTTTCTTTACCCCAACGATGGATTGGAAGTATTACATGTAACATCAGATCTCAGCAACAAGATTGGTTCAGGAGGCCTATCTGTTGGCTGGGTTGGTTGGCTGTCATTAAATGATGGCAAGCTTGATGGTGAGCATGGCAAAGATTGACTGGAGTGCAAGCCTAGCAAAGGTTGAGTGGATGGTAAGATAGATGGTGAGCATGGCAAAGGTTGGCTGGACGGCAAGCTTGATGGTGAGCATGGCAAAGGTTGGCTGGACGGCAAGCTTGGTGGTGAGCATGGCAAAGGTTGAGTGGACAGCAAGTCAGGTGGCCTTCCAGAGGGCTGACGAACAATGCTGTCCGTCATTTTGGAAGCAGGTGTAGGAAACAAGATGGTCACTCCAGTAGCCTGgaagagaaagggggaaaaatcatattaactctttttaaaaaaaaattcttattgtACATGTTATGTCATCTGCCCAGGTAATGATATTCTTGCAAAGCTCTGagacatatatacatgtacatggtactactaatactactactaataataatataggatatttatattgcgcacatatccaccttattaggtgctcaaggcgctcctatattacccggctaagctaggcgttcatagcgcacacagctttctAAGGTATTACTTAATACTGGTACCCATGCTAACATGCGTACTAACATGCTTTCCTTTTTAACAAGGCATATAAGTATGACCATATACTGTTAAgattatattaatatttttgttaaaatacaCAAGCCTGAATTCTGCAATTGGTAATTTCTTCAGGGCAGTGTTTAGAGATAGAGACGGCCAAGATATAAAGTTCACAAAAACAGGGAATTCTTGATCCTTTTGGTTAAATATATTGAGCATGGGTAAGGGTAAGCTCTATCAacttggatgtacatgtacatatttattgTACAGCTActtatatgatatcattttgtgACTAACTTACATTTAATGAACCATCACTTGGCCTAGAACATGGAAACGTTGATGGCAAAGCACTATTTGGTGAATTTTCGGCAGAAAATGGTGACAGCTGAGATGGACGAAAGTGGGACTGATCCGTGCTAGGGACAGCTGATGCCTGTCAAGAAACACAGAGTTATAGTGTGTtaattcaagataaaaaaagcCCCTGAATGCAGCAAATATGTCATTCACAGATAAAAGTTTACATGGAaattaaatgtacattatttgGACGAGCCCATACATTAACTTCCAAACTCCCcaatgtgtgaaaaaaaaaaaatgtagtagGCCAATAGTGTTTGTAGTACTGAACAGTGTTGTATTAGTATATGTGCACATGTCATGGTATGCATCAGAAAGTAATTTCATAATCATACACACTCACAATTTTGCTACATCCGGGAAAAGGCAAAGCAAAGCCAGGGAACTTACAACAGTCAATAGAAAgcgaaagatgatgaaaaatgttttaaaaaatattttcagtcttAATAATATTCCAAAAGTAATgaatggtcaaaatagctcaacAGTGATTTTGTTTCCTAAAGTCTAACCAACACACATTTGGTAGGCCTAATAcgatacatttcattttcaaattcaatcaaGTGACCAAGATTCGCAAGAAATATTTCACATGCATTTGCGAGGGGTCCGATAGGAAGctactaaaaagaaaaaaaaaatggcaaaatgtagtaggcctaggcctactgTAGTCGATAATTTATGTACTAATGAAAGTctggtgaattttatgagaataatgtgttcgatatgattgaattcatgaaaagtgtgcggtaatacgatccactggCACTACTAGTCATACAGTTGTTAtctgtccggacgatcaattttagaaagtcatttggaaaaaattacaagtgaagtttcaatttttagtacaaaatgttaggaaatattgtaGAGAACAAAATACATGATTACAGCtattgaattgatatttttagtgtaatccaaagacaaaaaagaaggcttcaaaattataaagtgtccggacacccgaccccccatctagtatggcagtgagtccaaacttcgcgcgtgtccaaactttgcggacggtcattatctccaaacaggggcgtcgatccatttttcagattggggggcaaaatcctgaatcaactttccaaaggcaaaacaaacaaacttacacacacatatatatatgcatatatatatatatatatatatatatatatatatatatatatatatatatatatatgtgactcatgagatatagacacatatctcaccaacaaattaatgcgagcgcgaagcgcgagctgaaattttttaatatactgacatgaaactttgacaGGAAAAAGGTACTTGTTTTattgtttaggactgtttgtagtaactcaagaagaggatagatacatgtacatgtatatctaactacacagataatgcgagtgccgagagcgagccctgaaagcttgatattcgaagcatttttggtaataatgattaagaCGGGTATCTATTAAAGAACAATAAATGCGagcgttaaaaaaaaaatatttttttttgatatttcgatctgaaaaaagacagtttaatggacgtttttgataaagaacaagatatatatccaacaaaaaaattattgcaaatcgaagcgggagttctgttgaggtttaaaactgaaaacgggacagtCTATTCACTTATTTAATCttggaaagtatgggtttttgctacataaatgatgcgagcgcgaagcgcgagctgaaaattttgatatttcaatctaaaaagcggacattttgagcacaattttaaataaagaacgagttggtatctcaatctcgcttgctgatttctgtgtaacattacaatcttattttatttttacacatcggtggaattattggggggggcaaaacgacatgtttgcccccccaatattttcattggtggggcgatcgccccccctgcccccccaggatcgacgcctctgtctccaaaactagccaatatccataaaatctgacatcatcaacgtGAAAAGCGACCTGAAATTACCCTTCggtgaaagtttctttaggatgagttcagtattcaagaaaatattggcaaaagatcggcaaattcgTCACCGCTGGCGaccgttttgaagaaatcaacaagcatcatgatatcaccattttgcaagcagaaatcataaaaaatgtgagttaaatatggtactaaccgattccatagcattttgccatcaatctgatataaatatttcactttttgagcttgagtttttgtttaaatctccacaaaagctttggtgcgcgaagttaggtcacactttttctgaacggttttccagcacagcccgcattcgccgatcggaatagaattttgagatcgcgataccggcgaaaccccttgacctactttacattttcttccatgattttatagtttacgatcttgccgtcaatgtggtaactatttcttgaattggttttgtataaattatgaatattttgtgaacaaaattaagcctgatgaatatttttgaaaagtgcgcgaagtttggacaccccatcataatACACTGGCACATGCACTGGTGCAGCACACCGTACCGTATACGTGGGACTGACATAAGATTTCTGCAAAATACAAACACGCGCCAACTTACCTTCCGCTTTACAATATCCCGCGCCAATCTATCAGAATATTCCTCCAACTTCCGGTGAAAAAAAGAAGACGAgatttgtgattttttaatgttttcacgTCCGAAAGCAAAATACTTTAACCAGCACTCCAACtcaattctatttttctcaaaGCATGTGCCAATCTGAAGTAATTTTTGTGAATGCACGGGTCAAGTGATCAAAAAACGTAAGTTGATGcaaattttactttaaaaaaaaaagctaaaaatattttgtttcttaatatattttttaaattcattttaaggTGAAATGTAAAAATTCATACATCAAAAGATAGATAATTTTATACTGATCATGTTGAAAGATAAAGAGGATACAAATTATGGTGTCTAACTTCATTTATATCCCATACAGTATAAGTATGCATTTCTCGCTACGAATCTTTCAGACGAATCTCGCGACAAAACAGCGACGGTGCTGTCACGAGACCGTACGATAAATCCCGCTCAAATAGCTCATTACGTGCGGCGTTGCGCTCTGACTGTtattaagtatttttttcttgtttaaatttgtttatagaaaTCTTGCATACAAAGTACTCATTGCTCTTAGTCATAAAGTTTAAAGTAATACTGAATTAGTGAATGTATGTATTGTAACCTATGCGAAAAATTGCACTATAGTTAccaaatggaaaatatttgtgtaaacttgaaattaatgatttttctgtatatgtatattaatatatttttttgctattttgatAGGAGAGTTGGGGATTCCCCTATTGCTGGATCAGGTGCCTATGTAGATAGAGAAGTGGGCGGGGCAGCTGCAACAGGGGATGGTGATGTAATGATGCGATTTTTACCAAGGTGAGACAATAGAAGCATTAATCCTAtcttaactgggctatttcggaCCAACATATAAGtgggggtcaaattgaccctgcccccctcagatctcggcCGTAGAGCCGGATGTAAACTCCAAGACTGTatagtaaaattttcaaaaaattgatcgcttgtatattttcattgattaattatgcaaataggcatatgaaatttgccctaaatTCGTTTTTTGTTTATGTCTTTGCCTTTAACTCACTTCATATAGCTAGTGCAATGCTAATTTTAAGTGAACTTATCAATTTCTACATTTCTAAcaaaaatctacaaaaaaattgcc carries:
- the LOC121406941 gene encoding uncharacterized protein LOC121406941, producing the protein MESCICAKCMAKYTKKLKDPMYTPQKHRKKERSVCFLSFFDMCTDTSQRDCNCTLESFNNCFSLKCISIPETLSLCIKHRTQLSRFQNWECCSVCEDYIKTEDRRYSCATMVDIDKERLNNINENLSLNAESILCSSCYRYTLKQMNKPASSIDELQKMLKIEAAQHEINKTTQETIPDKVLYDVYSYVCTLCEKDKCFLLLTVYKYYVSKLRIICKEDMYYEHMKKSPSYLNGRIIHKFGDLLSTHRIARKYGLFYYPSHLSHEDILCAWHLSHSKLNKVQSNQSSDDIEMMDDESFSFTNTESDCNMQFRKIALECNELLRKQGRDITAHFIANPMSLAEFKFETAFDLFTPLIWNIICIITSTQDEIKFFKQSDMNIVKEYVQFPSEKGQASHRRKQRRVATILLLQFIINDENNYPLHVIVANCVKKMSHSTKLLKILNQIGFSCSESTLDRFLQDIHDKRAQAGPLSEIETSAFTIVSIDNVDVVTPYAAVTFDKSRS